The proteins below come from a single Zhouia spongiae genomic window:
- a CDS encoding Bor family protein: MIKKLSKITAVTFTASLLLTSCYSYTSVVGKGAQGYNQTTKWNHYVIYGLAPVGVSDSKQMADGAENYTVHTRQSFVNGLVSALTFGIYTPTTTTVTK; the protein is encoded by the coding sequence ATGATTAAAAAATTATCTAAAATTACTGCTGTAACTTTTACAGCTTCCTTATTGTTAACTTCTTGTTATTCTTACACCAGTGTAGTTGGTAAAGGAGCGCAAGGATATAACCAAACTACTAAATGGAACCATTATGTTATTTATGGTCTTGCACCTGTTGGGGTTTCAGATTCTAAACAAATGGCTGACGGTGCAGAAAACTACACTGTACATACCAGACAATCTTTTGTTAATGGTTTAGTGTCTGCTTTAACTTTTGGTATTTACACACCAACTACCACAACCGTTACCAAGTAA
- a CDS encoding Crp/Fnr family transcriptional regulator: MSHILVELMSKLTRLTSEEELAIEESFPIRTFEKRALLISEGQTANNAYYVISGCIREYMLIDGEERTINFFTEEQSVINFDSLANGTPSKQNYECTEQTTVAVLNLKKEQELYARFPRFETFCRTGMEKMMGEKQSQLAEFVSLQPAQRYQKLQEERPDLINRVPQYQIASYLGIKPETLSRIRKKLTAK; encoded by the coding sequence ATGAGTCATATATTGGTTGAGTTAATGTCAAAACTGACCAGGCTTACGTCTGAAGAAGAACTGGCAATAGAAGAAAGCTTTCCTATAAGAACTTTTGAAAAGAGAGCTTTACTAATAAGTGAAGGGCAAACAGCAAATAATGCCTACTATGTAATAAGTGGCTGTATTAGAGAATATATGCTTATAGATGGAGAAGAAAGAACAATCAACTTTTTTACTGAAGAACAATCAGTAATCAACTTCGATAGTTTGGCCAATGGAACACCATCAAAACAAAATTATGAATGCACGGAACAAACAACAGTTGCCGTTTTGAATCTGAAAAAAGAACAAGAACTTTACGCCAGGTTTCCACGGTTTGAGACATTTTGTCGAACGGGAATGGAAAAAATGATGGGCGAAAAACAAAGTCAACTTGCTGAGTTTGTTTCCCTGCAACCAGCACAACGATATCAGAAACTACAAGAAGAACGCCCCGATTTAATCAACCGGGTGCCACAGTACCAAATTGCCAGTTATTTAGGTATTAAACCAGAAACATTAAGCAGGATAAGAAAAAAACTAACTGCAAAATAA